A window of the Schlesneria paludicola DSM 18645 genome harbors these coding sequences:
- the atpG gene encoding ATP synthase F1 subunit gamma has translation MAKARAIIKRLKGVRNVRKITRTMELVATARFKKAMDRATQAAAYTRKISEIVADLSAAMQEGATSFQHPLLQPREIEKKSILLVITSNRGLCGGYNGGVIRHAQTRIRQAKSDSIVLEVEVSGKRGIGFFKFQKVETTASYTNFEDKPTFAEVDVLAKRYVELFVRGEIDRLDVAYTRFETMARQKAVIETLLPIGQLQSSDAAAASSVVQATKPKVEYDFLPSPQEILEEIVPASFKARLFKCFLDAAVSEQIARMVAMKSATSNADDMIRSIRAQYNRARQSQITSELSEIIGGAAALE, from the coding sequence ACGTCCGCAAGATCACGCGGACGATGGAACTCGTCGCGACCGCGCGCTTTAAGAAGGCAATGGATCGCGCCACACAGGCTGCCGCGTATACGCGCAAGATCTCTGAGATTGTGGCGGACCTGAGCGCTGCGATGCAAGAAGGGGCGACGTCGTTCCAACACCCACTGCTACAACCTCGCGAGATCGAGAAGAAGAGCATCCTGCTTGTGATCACGTCGAATCGCGGCTTGTGCGGCGGTTATAACGGCGGCGTGATTCGGCATGCACAGACCCGGATTCGTCAGGCCAAGAGCGATAGTATCGTTTTAGAAGTCGAAGTTTCCGGCAAGCGAGGGATCGGGTTCTTCAAGTTTCAGAAGGTGGAGACGACCGCCAGCTACACGAATTTTGAAGACAAACCGACATTCGCCGAAGTGGATGTGCTTGCCAAGCGGTATGTGGAACTGTTCGTGCGAGGCGAGATCGATCGACTGGACGTCGCCTACACCCGGTTTGAAACGATGGCGCGACAGAAGGCCGTCATTGAAACGCTGTTACCGATTGGCCAGTTGCAGTCGTCCGATGCGGCAGCGGCCAGTTCAGTGGTGCAGGCGACAAAGCCGAAAGTGGAGTACGATTTCCTTCCGTCACCACAAGAGATTCTGGAAGAGATTGTGCCTGCGTCGTTCAAAGCACGATTGTTCAAGTGCTTCTTGGATGCAGCGGTTAGCGAGCAGATCGCGCGAATGGTGGCCATGAAGAGTGCGACCTCGAACGCGGATGACATGATTCGATCGATTCGGGCTCAGTACAACCGAGCTCGCCAATCGCAGATCACTTCAGAACTGAGCGAAATCATCGGCGGTGCAGCCGCGTTGGAATAG